One genomic region from Spirosoma sp. KCTC 42546 encodes:
- a CDS encoding aldehyde reductase, translating into MENKQTVLVSGGSGFIASYCIIALLRNGYNVRVTLRSLKKAELVKQMLKEGGLNSVDDLTFVEADLENESSWEKAIVGCQYVIHVASPTPLTEAKTDDDFVIPAKNGVLFVLRAAKKAGVKRVVLTSAFGAVGMGTVKTTPYTEEDWTVLNDSVAPYQRSKTISEKAAWAFIKEEGAGMELAVVNPTGVLGPVLSSDFSHSIHTIKQMLNGEIKACPKLISGYVDVRDVADLHLKAMTLPQANGQRFIAVAGEGYSVLDIANVLRKNLGQKAAKVPTRELPNWLIKLLARFNPKLKAVIPYLGMVKQASSEKAITRLGWKPRSTEEAIVATATSLIKLGIVN; encoded by the coding sequence ATGGGTATAACGTAAGAGTCACGCTGCGCTCGCTTAAAAAAGCTGAACTGGTAAAACAAATGCTGAAAGAAGGGGGACTTAACTCAGTTGACGATTTAACCTTTGTCGAAGCCGATTTAGAGAATGAATCGAGCTGGGAAAAAGCAATCGTAGGTTGCCAGTATGTGATTCACGTAGCTTCGCCAACTCCACTTACGGAGGCAAAAACCGATGACGATTTCGTTATCCCGGCAAAAAACGGCGTGCTATTCGTTTTGCGTGCGGCCAAAAAAGCGGGCGTCAAGCGCGTGGTGCTCACGTCGGCGTTTGGTGCAGTGGGTATGGGTACGGTAAAAACTACGCCCTACACGGAGGAAGACTGGACGGTGCTGAATGACAGCGTGGCGCCTTATCAACGGTCAAAAACGATTTCTGAAAAAGCAGCCTGGGCGTTTATAAAAGAAGAAGGCGCTGGTATGGAGCTGGCTGTAGTCAATCCCACAGGTGTGTTGGGTCCCGTTTTATCAAGCGATTTTTCACATTCCATTCACACGATTAAACAAATGCTGAATGGGGAGATAAAAGCCTGTCCTAAACTAATTTCGGGCTACGTGGATGTGCGGGATGTTGCCGACCTGCATCTGAAAGCCATGACCCTGCCTCAGGCAAACGGACAACGCTTTATCGCCGTTGCCGGAGAAGGGTATTCGGTTTTGGACATAGCGAATGTGCTGCGGAAAAATCTGGGTCAAAAAGCAGCGAAAGTGCCAACCCGAGAATTGCCGAATTGGCTCATTAAACTATTGGCCCGATTCAATCCGAAATTGAAAGCGGTTATCCCTTATTTGGGCATGGTCAAACAAGCCAGCAGCGAAAAAGCCATTACCCGATTAGGCTGGAAGCCTCGTTCTACCGAAGAAGCCATTGTAGCGACTGCCACTAGTTTAATCAAATTAGGTATTGTCAACTAA